One region of Carya illinoinensis cultivar Pawnee chromosome 8, C.illinoinensisPawnee_v1, whole genome shotgun sequence genomic DNA includes:
- the LOC122274192 gene encoding UDP-glucuronic acid decarboxylase 2-like: protein MKEKKMGSELIFRGHESQPVSDMYSPKPRKPWLSVTRLIRYMLREQRLVFILVGIAIATLVFTLLPSSSSSRVLYRNGYVPIHETHFDWDPNRLPHHKPALYERSSAFHMRNSVGKLPLGLKRKGLRIVVTGGAGFVGSHLVDRLIERGDSVIVVDNFFTGRKENLMHHFGNPRFELIRHDVVEPLLLEVDQIYHLACPASPVHYKFNPVKTIKTNVVGTLNMLGLAKRVGARFLLTSTSEVYGDPLQHPQVETYWGNVNPIGVRSCYDEGKRTAETLTMDYHRGANVEVRIARIFNTYGPRMCIDDGRVVSNFVAQALRKEPLTVYGDGNQTRSFQYVSDLVEGLIRLMEGEHVGPFNLGNPGEFTMLELARVVQETIDPDAKIEYRANTEDDPHKRKPDITKAKELLGWQPKVELRKGLPLMVSDFRKRIFGDHKERVATTTM from the exons atgaaggagaagaagatgggTTCGGAGTTGATTTTCAGAGGGCACGAGAGCCAACCCGTGTCGGACATGTACTCACCGAAGCCACGGAAGCCATGGCTCTCCGTGACGCGCCTGATTCGATACATGCTCCGGGAGCAACGGCTTGTCTTCATCCTTGTCGGCATTGCTATAGCAACCCTCGTTTTCACACTCCTACCCTCCTCCTCATCATCCCGCGTATTGTACAGAAACGGATACGTTCCGATCCACGAAACGCACTTCGACTGGGATCCGAACCGACTGCCCCATCACAAACCTGCCCTATACGAGCGCAGCTCCGCCTTCCATATGCGCAATTCCGTCGGGAAGCTCCCGCTGGGGCTGAAACGAAAGGGGCTCCGGATTGTGGTTACGGGTGGGGCCGGGTTCGTCGGTTCCCACCTTGTGGACCGTTTGATCGAACGAGGGGACAGCGTGATCGTCGTCGACAATTTCTTCACCGGGAGGAAGGAGAACTTGATGCATCACTTCGGGAACCCCAGGTTCGAACTCATCAGACACGACGTCGTGGAACCTCTGTTGCTGGAAGTCGACCAGATCTACCATCTCGCCTGCCCCGCCTCCCCCGTCCACTACAAGTTCAACCCCGTCAAGACCATC AAGACCAATGTGGTGGGAACTCTGAACATGCTGGGCCTGGCTAAGAGGGTCGGTGCGCGATTTTTGCTTACGAGTACAAGTGAGGTGTACGGAGATCCCCTGCAACACCCTCAGGTCGAAACGTACTGGGGAAACGTCAATCCCATCG GTGTTAGAAGTTGTTACGATGAGGGAAAGCGTACGGCTGAAACGTTGACCATGGACTACCACAGAGGTGCAAACGTCGAG GTGAGGATTGCGAGAATATTTAACACCTATGGGCCTAGAATGTGCATAGATGATGGTCGTGTTGTTAGCAATTTTGTTGCACAG GCATTGAGGAAGGAGCCTTTGACTGTTTATGGCGATGGGAATCAGACAAGGAGTTTCCAATATGTATCTGACCTG GTGGAGGGTCTGATCCGACTTATGGAAGGAGAACATGTTGGACCCTTCAATCTCGGAAATCCGGGTGAATTCACCATGCTCGAACTTGCTCGT GTGGTCCAGGAAACAATTGACCCAGATGCAAAGATAGAGTACAGGGCAAACACAGAGGATGACCCCCACAAGAGGAAGCCTGATATTACAAAGGCTAAAGAGCTACTTGGTTGGCAACCAAAGGTGGAACTTCGCAAGGGCCTTCCTCTAATGGTCTCAGACTTCCGGAAACGTATCTTTGGTGACCACAAGGAACGAGTTGCCACAACTACCATGTAA